In Trifolium pratense cultivar HEN17-A07 linkage group LG7, ARS_RC_1.1, whole genome shotgun sequence, a genomic segment contains:
- the LOC123893846 gene encoding E3 ubiquitin-protein ligase RGLG4-like, giving the protein MGNSQMKKRDSEFSGNVDSPRITSTLNRSLSPHSDSPRSKQFSSTSSGKLSTKDKYAFIPDNFTTLQQVTSALRKEGLESSNLILGIDFTKSNEWTGRNSFNNRSLHAIGDTPNPYEKAISIIGKTLAPFDDDNLIPCFGFGDATTHDHEVFNFHADNTSCHGFEEVLACYQKVVPNLSLSGPTSYAPVIEAAIDIVEKTHGQFHVLVIVADGQVTTNGNNDGKLSPQEEKTIKAIADASSYPLSIVLVGVGDGPWEDMKKFDDKLPARDFDNFQFVNFTDIMSKKISTSAKEAAFALAALMEIPFQYKATLELGLLGRATGRAKKMVPRPPPAPYSRPMPPEHFLRNMSTSSIDDEQNQMVCAICLTNRKDLAFGCGHMTCRDCGSRLSNCHICRQRITNRLRVYTG; this is encoded by the exons ATGGGAAACTCGCAGATGAAAAAGCGTGACAGTGAATTTTCAGGAAATGTTGATTCACCAAGAATCACATCCACCTTAAACAGATCCCTCTCACCACACTCGGACTCACCTCGATCTAAACAGTTCTCTTCAACAAGTTCAGGGAAACTCTCTACTAAGGACAAATATGCTTTCATTCCTGATAATTTCACTACTCTTCAACAG GTTACAAGTGCCTTGAGGAAAGAAGGTTTAGAATCCTCAAATCTTATCCTTGGAATCGACTTTACGAAAAGTAATGAATGGACTG GAAGAAACTCATTCAATAATAGAAGCCTGCATGCTATTGGAGATACGCCTAACCCTTACGAGAAAGCCATTTCTATTATTGGCAAGACTTTGGCTCCTTTTGATGACGACAACTTGATTCCTTGTTTTGGCTTTGGTGATG CTACGACTCATGATCACGAAGTGTTTAACTTTCATGCTGATAACACATCTTGCCATGGATTTGAGGAAGTTTTGGCTTGCTATCAAAAAGTCGTTCCAAACTTGAGTCTTTCGG gACCAACTTCATATGCTCCGGTGATTGAGGCTGCAATAGACATTGTCGAGAAAACTCATGGCCAATTCCATGTTTTAGTTATTGTTGCAGATGGCCAG GTTACAACAAATGGAAACAATGATGGAAAATTAAGTCCTCAagaagagaagacaataaaggCAATCGCTGATGCAAG TTCATATCCTCTTTCTATTGTTCTGGTTGGAGTTGGTGATGGACCTTGGGAAGATATGAAAAAGTTTGATGACAAATTACCTGCACGTGATTTTGACAATTTTCAG TTTGTTAACTTCACAGACATTATGTCTAAAAAAATTAGCACGTCTGCGAAAGAAGCTGCGTTTGCTCTGGCTGCACTTATGGAGATACCTTTCCAATATAAAGCAACCCTTGAGCTTGGATTACTAGG TCGTGCAACAGGAAGGGCAAAGAAAATGGTTCCAAGACCTCCTCCGGCTCCTTATTCAAGACCAATGCCACCAGAACATTTTCTGAGGAACATGTCAACATCATCAATCGATGACGAGCAAAACCAAATG GTATGTGCTATATGTCTGACCAATAGAAAGGATTTGGCCTTTGGATGTGGTCATATG ACCTGCAGAGATTGTGGTTCCAGATTAAGCAATTGTCATATATGCCGCCAGAGGATCACCAATCGTCTAAGAGTGTATACTGGATGA
- the LOC123895949 gene encoding uncharacterized protein LOC123895949, which translates to MEVEPSNVVQIVTDNAAVCKSPGLIIEAAFSNIFWTPCVVHTLNLALKDICAARNTERNNEVFEECRWITQVADDANFIKNFVMLHSMNSFNSLKFLFVSPTRFATTVVMLKRFALLKKGLQNMVISEQWTSYKADDVQKAKFVKDTLLDDTWWDKVNYIIAFTSPIYDVLRRTDTEASCLHLAEDPNRVCPHQDKEITDERVKCFKRLFPDADERRKVNVEFANFSDVREGFDVDSLNDKGKMNPKSWWLVHGVHAPLLQKVALKLLGQPCSSSCSERNWSTYSFIDSLRRNKLLPKRAEELVFVHSNLRLLLRNSPQYNQEETKMWDIAGSEFGSLDDCGILEIADLSLDEPELEDPFTNDDV; encoded by the exons ATGGAGGTTGAACCTTCAAATGTTGTGCAAATAGTGACCGACAATGCAGCGGTTTGTAAGTCGCCTGGTTTAATAATTGAGGCTGCATTTTCTAATATCTTCTGGACCCCGTGTGTTGTTCACACATTAAATCTTGCTTTGAAGGACATATGCGCAGCTAGGAATACAGAAAGAAACAATGAAGTTTTCGAAGAATGTCGTTGGATTACCCAAGTTGCAGATGATGCAAATTTTATAAAGAACTTTGTCATGCTACACTCTATGAATTCATTCAATTCATTAaagtttctttttgtttctcCAACAAGATTTGCCACTACTGTTGTAATGCTTAAAAGGTTTGCCTTATTGAAAAAGGGACTTCAAAATATGGTGATTAGTGAACAATGGACTTCTTATAAGGCAGATGATGTTCAAAAGGCTAAATTTGTGAAGGACACCTTGTTGGATGATACTTGGTGGGATAAGGTTAATTATATTATTGCTTTCACTAGTCCTATCTATGATGTTCTTAGAAGAACTGATACAGAAGCTTCATGTTTACATCTAGC TGAAGATCCTAATCGAGTTTGTCCACATCAAGATAAAGAGATTACTGATGAAAGAGTAAAATGCTTCAAAAGGCTATTTCCTGATGCTGATGAAAGGAGAAAAGTGAATGTAGAGTTTGCCAACTTCTCAGATGTAAGAGAAGGTTTTGACGTTGATTCTTTGAATGATAAGGGTAAAATGAATCCAAAATCTTGGTGGCTAGTTCATGGTGTGCATGCTCCATTGCTTCAAAAGGTTGCCCTTAAGCTACTTGGGCAACCTTGTTCATCTTCATGTAGTGAGAGAAATTGGAGTACATATTCATTTATAGATTCTCTAAGGAGAAACAAGCTGTTACCAAAAAGGGCAGAAGAGTTGGTATTTGTTCATAGCAACCTTCGACTTCTTTTAAGGAATAGTCCACAATACAATCAAGAGGAAACTAAAATGTGGGATATTGCTGGAAGTGAATTTGGATCACTTGATGATTGTGGAATTCTTGAAATTGCTGATTTATCTTTAGATGAACCTGAGCTAGAGGATCCCTTTACCAACGATGATGTTTAa